Below is a window of Lebetimonas sp. JH292 DNA.
GAACTAAAAAAAGAAATTGGAAAAAGAAAAAGAAAAGCTGTTGAGCTGGCCGGTCAGATTCATGACATTGTGGAAGATACATTGTGGGTGGATTATAACAAGATTTAAAAAAGAAATGTAAAACAGGCTATTGAAATTTTTGAGAATACTTCTTTACCTTTTAAAAAGGCAAAAAAATTGGTAACTGAATGCAACAGATGCTGCTGCAGAGAACCTTTAAAAAAAATTCGGTAAATATGATTTTAAAGAGATAGAAATGCTGATAGAAAAAAGGTGGGAGAGAATAAGAAAACTGGCTGAAGGAGATTAAAATGGATATTAACGGATGGAGTGAACTTAAAAAATGGCTTATTAAACATAAGGCTTTAGGTGAAAATATTGACAATCCTTTATATATTACAAGGTTGAACCTTAGCTCTAAAGAGATAAAAGAACTTCCAGGTTCTATTGAACTGCTTGAAAATCTTGTTACGCTGGATTTAAGTGACAATTTTTTAGAAGCGCTGCCTGAGAGTATTAAAAATTTAAAAAAACTGATAAATTTAAATATATCCAAGAATAATTTTAAAGTTTTGCCTGAAGTTTTGGGTGAAAAATGCAAACGGCAATTTGATAGAAAATGTCGATGTGCTGCAAAAATGTCAGAGTTTAAGCAATTTAAGGGTAGTTAATATTTCAAATAACTTTATAAAAGGAATTTCTTCAATTTGTAAATCCCTTTGCAATGTGGAAAGACTTGATATCTCTTCAAATTTAATAAAGGAAATTCCGGATGAAGTGTCATATCTTGTTTCTTTAAATGTTTTAAACGCCCAGGATTTCTGAATTAAAAGTTATAGATATGGAAGATCTTGAATACTAACAATCCTGTACAAAAAGATTTATTTAAGAGATGATTTTGCCCCTTATTTGGAAAGCTTTTCCGCCGACGGGTGCGGGCTAAAAGAATTTTTAATGTTTAAATCAGGTGAAATTAAAAATTTGTGCTACAGCTCAAATGAACTTACCGAATTGTCAGAAGAGATAATTAATTATTCAAAGCTTGAAGAATTGTATATTGATGATAACAATATAAAAGATTTACCCGAAAACCTTGCCAATCTTAACAATTTGAAAATATTGTATGTCGAGGGGAACCCTTTAAACGCCCATGCTTTAAAAGTAATAGATATTTTACATCCAAAAATATGTGATATCAAAACAAAAAAAGGATGAAGAGGCAAAAGAAACAGACCTTCCTGAGATGGCGCATTTAATAGGGGAGCTGTTTTCAATAGAGAAAGATTTTGAAATAGATTTCACTAAACAGTTAACAGGTATAACAAAACTGTATAAACAAAAAGGTAATGTTTTGTTGGTCGCCAGGGATAATGACAAGGTGGTGGGTATGGTTACAATGCAGCGCCTCATTTCAAGTGCGGAAGGTGATTATATAGGGCATGTTGAGTATCAAACGTATCTTAAAGTTTTCCATTACAAAGCGTAAACATTTTTACAAATTTGTTTCTCTTTTGTTTCTTTTTGTCAATATTTTGTATTTTTTTCCGGTTTTTTAACAAAAAAAAATTAAGGAGATAAAATGGCTGAATTAAGACAAATTGCCTTTTACGGAAAAGGCGGAATCGGTAAATCTACTACTTCTCAAAATACATTGGCTTCTATGGCTTATTATTTTGGAAAAAATATAATGATAGTCGGTTGTGACCCTAAAGCGGATTCTACAAGACTTATTTTACACGAAAAAGCTCAGGACACTATTTTACATCTTGCTGCTGAAGCTGGAACAGTTGAAGATTTGGAACTTGAAGATGTGTTAAAACACGGAGCCGGAATTTTTAGTCCGGATACTAAGGGAGGATGGATTAACTGTGCGGAATCCGGAGGGCCTGAACCTGGTGTCGGTTGTGCGGGAAGAGGTGTTATTACAGCGATTAACTTTCTTGAAGAAGAGGGTGCTTATGAAGAGGACGGTTTGGATTCCGTATCTTACGATGTTTTAGGGGACGTTGTTTGCGGCGGTTTATATTGTTATGTCAGGTGAAATGATGGCCATGTATGCGGCTAACAACATTTCAAAAGGTATTTTGAAATATGCAAACACAGGTGGAGTCAGACTTGCGGGGCTTATTTGTAATGCAAGAATGACAGACAGGGAATATGATTTGGCAAATGCACTTGCTAAAGCATTAGGGACTCAAATGATTCATTTTGTTCTAAGAAACAATATATATTCTCCTACATCTGATCAGGCTTTGGAATACAAAGAACTTGCAAGAAAAATTTTAGAAAATGATTTTAAAGTTATTCCTACACCGCTTGAAATGGATGATTTGGAAGATTTATTAATGGAATTCGGTCTTGAAGAGGATGTTTTGGAAGATGAAGTTGGTAAATCAAAAATTAAAAGGATAGAAAAGTTTATAATAGGTTTAAAATTTCCAGCAGATATGGGAAACAATATGGATGAAGAAGTAATAAAAAAACTGGATGCATTTATTGAATCAATTGGCGGAATAGATGACATTAATGCAATTGAACTTGAAATGGGCCCAAGAGGCGGAGATGTGGAAAAAATTGTTTACTGCAATAAAGACACGTTTCTTTTCAAGGCACTGGCAGCTTATTTGAAAGATGACAAATATATTGAAAAAGACGGAGAAAAATATCTGATTTTTATGAGTGAAATTTCAAAAAGGGTTGACAGTGACGATGAAACTATGGATTTATGCAAAAAATTTGATTCTATGGAGCATTTCAGAGTAAAAAAAGCGTCTTAATTGAATTACAGGAAGAAGCAATAAAAGAAGTATTGAGTGTTTATCCTAAAAAAGCGGCAAAAAACCGCTCAAGACATTTAGGTGTTGCTACTCCGGAAGATGAAAGCCAAAAAACGGCGGGAAATGTAAGAAGCAACAAAAAAACGGTTCCTGGTGTTATGAGCCAAAGAGGATGCGCATATGCCGGAAGTAAAGGTGTTGTATGGGGTCGCGGTCAATACTCCCGTGCGGGAAGAAGAAACTATTATATAGGAACAACCGGGGTTGATACTTTTGGAACAATGAACTTTAGTTCTGATTTTCAGGAAAAAGACATCGTTTTCGGCGGTGATAAAAAAGAAATTGATGAGCTTTTTCCTCTCAACAGGGGTATTACCGTCTTTGGGGCATCATATTGCAAATGACGTAATAAGAGATTATGTAGTTGATCCTAATGTCCCGACTTACGGTAAAGAAATAGAGCCAGGCCCTTATGATATAGCAATTCTCGGGGATTACAACATAGGAGGCGACGGCTGGACAAGCAGAATTTTACTTGAAGAGATGGGTTTAAGGGTTCTTGTGCACTGTTATCGTATGAATTATATCGCAAGGCATATAGAAAGGGAATACGGCGTTCCATGGGCTGAGTTTAATATGTTCGGACCGACCAACATAGCAAAATCCCTTAGAAAAATAGCATCTTTTTTTGATGAAAAAATTCAGGAAAATGCTGAAAAGGTAATTGCAAAATATCAACCGATGGTTGATGCTGTAATAGAAAAATACAGACCGAGACTTGAGGGTAAAAAAGTAATGCTTTTTGTGGGCGGTCTCAGACCAAGACACATTATCGGGGCTTATGAAGACGACGATTATGAAAGAACAAAAGAAGATATCAGTAATTCCACTATTATTTACGACGATGTAAATGAGTATGAATTTGAAGCTTTTGTTAAAAAATTACATCCTGACCTTGTAGGTTCCGGTATTAAAGAAAAATATGTATTCCAAAAAATGGGGCTTCCATATAGACAAATGCACTCATGGGATTACAGCGGTCCTTATCACGGATATGACGGTTTTGCAATTTTTGCAGCAAATATGGACCTTGCTATTAATTCGCCTGTTTGGAAAATAGATGATGCGCCGTGGGAAAATCAGGAACTTTTTAAAAATAAAAAAAATTTTGAAAGCGCAGCCGGGGCAACCGACCCTGAAAAGGTAAAAGAATTTGTAGAAGCCGTTAGGGGCTGTAATGGCGGCACTCGGATTTGAAAAAACCATGCCTTATGTGTGATTCCATGACAGAAGATGCGGCGGTTTTCGGAGGTCTAAGTAATATGAAAGAAGGGCTTAAAAACTGCTGTGCACTTTATAAACCGGATATGATAGCTGTGTATGGCTGAAGTTATAGGTGATGATTTAGGTGCGTTTATTACTACAGCCATTGAAGAAGACAAAGGAGAGTTCATTCCTGAAGGTATGCCTATTCCTTATGCACACACACCTTCATTTGTAGGAAGCCATATTACCGGATATGACAATATGATGCACGGTATTTTAGGCCAGCTTACAGAAGGAAATGTTGATAAAACAAACAAAAAAGAGAGAATTAATATAATTCCCGGGTTTGAGCCTTATGTTGGAAGCATAAGGGAAATTAAGAAAATTCTTGATGAATTCGGTTATGATTATATTATTTTAGGAGACCATTCCGACCAGTTTGATTCACCTGCCGGTAAATATAAAATGAAAAAACAATGAAACTTGATGATTTTATAATGAAAATATCTGAACTTACAGGTAAAGAGGTTCCCGAATCTTTGAAACTTCAAAGAGGAAGACTTGTGGATGCAATGCAGGACAGTTATCCGTATATGCACGGTAAAAAATTTGCCATTTGGGGCGATCCTGACTTTTTACTCGGAGTTGTAAGCTTTTTACTTGAAATGGGTGCAGAACCTACACATGTATTATGTAATAACGCTCCTAAAGGATGGGAAGAAGAGATGAGAACGCTGCTTGACACTTCTCCTGCAAAAGATGATTTACATGTATGGGCAGGAAAAGATTTATGGCATATGAGAAGTCTTCTTTTCACAGAACCAGTTGATTTGTAACTCTTACGGAAAAGAGATTTACAGGGATCTGGAATTCCACTAATCAGAATAGGATTTCCTATATTCGACAGACATCATTTGCACAGATATTCAATAAGCGGATATGAGGCCCTTAATCTGTTAACATGGATAGTAAACGGTGTTCTTGATAGGTTAGATGAAGAAACAAAAGACATAGCAACAACCGATTACTTCTTCGATTTAATAAGATAATCTTCAATTTTTTTCTTCTTTTAATATTTTTTTTTAAAAGGAGCTGATATGGTTGGAAGAAAAAAAATAAAAGAATTATTAAATGAGAGTGCCTGCGAGCATTCAAAAAATAAAAAACAAGGCTGTAATATAGTTAAACCCGGTCTTGGAGCGGGAGGATGCGCTTTTGAAGGTGCGCAGAATCTGGTTCACGGCCCCCAAACATGCCTCGGCGCTTCGTGGGAAACAAGACAGACTCCGATAAAAGGCTTGATGAATCCATTGAATATATTATGAAAAAATATTCTCCCGAGGCCATTTTTGTATACCAGACCTGTGTAACCGCTCTTATAGGTGATAATATAGATTCAGTTTGTAAAACAAAAAGTGAAAAATTTAATATTCCAATAGTGCCTGTGCATGCACCGGGTTTTGTCGGAAGTAAAAATCTCGGTTCAAGACTTGCCGGTGAAGATGTGTTGGAATATCTTATAGGCACAAAAGATGATATTAAGATAATAGTTATAATTTTATTGGTGATTTGTGGCAAATTACCCCTGTGTTGGAGGGCAAAACTGAACGTAATAAACTGTTCAAAATCTTTAATAACGCTTTGCAGGAAAATGAAAGAAAAATATGATATTCCCTGGATATCCGCCTCATTTTACGGAAAAAGTGAAAGCTTTGGGAGATTCTGAACTTGTTGAAAAAGCTATTGAAGTAACAAAAAACGAAGAAGCTAAAATCGATAAAAAGCTAAAACCGTATATTGAAAAATTCAGAGGAAAAAACGCTATTTTAAATACAGGAGGTGAAAAAGCATGGTCTATAGCTTCAGCTCTGAAGGATTTGGGAATTAAAGTTATAGCCACTTCTGTTGCAAAATCTGTTGAAAGTGATATAAAAAAAGCAAAAGAAATTTTGGGAGAAGATATTATTTTAATGAAATCCCCGGCGTCTGAGCAGATAAAAATAGTGGAAGAATATGGCACTGACATTCTTTTAGGCGGGGGAAGAAGTTTGTATACCGCTTTTAAAAGAAGAAATTCCTTTCTAAATTTAGCAAAAGATTTGGACAATGTTTTGGATAATCCTATTTAAAAATTACTCAAAAAAAGCACCTTGGGAGGTTGAATTATGAATACAGTAAAAAAACCGCTTCAGGTAAATCCTATAAAACATTCCCAGCCTATGGGTGCTGCTCTGGCATTTATGGGGGTTAAAAACTGCCTTCCTTTAATGCACGGTTCTAAAGGATGTGCTTCATTTACAAAAGTTTTTCTGACAAGTCATTATAATGAACCAATTGCTATGTACAACACTTCCGTAATAGATATTACCGCTGTTCTTGAGGGCGGATATGAAACAATATTAAAAGCTGTGGAAAATAAAATTAATAAATTTAAATTGACATACCTTACTGTTACGTAAACACGCCCGATTTTGCAGGCGGTGTGGCAAGCGGAATGGATATTGGCCAAAAAATCTCCCTGCAGCCTGTTGAAATTGAAAAAATAAAAAGTTTTTGCGAAAGTTTCGGTTTTGAAACATATGCCCTTCCGGATATTTCCACCTCGCTTGACGGATGTTTAAGAGAAGGACAGGGGAAACTCGGAAACGGAGACATTACTTTAGATGATATTAAAAATTTAATACCCATTTTGTAATAAGCGATAACAAATTTGTCA
It encodes the following:
- a CDS encoding leucine-rich repeat domain-containing protein; this encodes MLQKCQSLSNLRVVNISNNFIKGISSICKSLCNVERLDISSNLIKEIPDEVSYLVSLNVLNAQDF
- a CDS encoding CCE_0567 family metalloprotein — encoded protein: MLKGGKNGELKKEIGKRKRKAVELAGQIHDIVEDTLWVDYNKI
- a CDS encoding nitrogenase component 1, with translation MNTVKKPLQVNPIKHSQPMGAALAFMGVKNCLPLMHGSKGCASFTKVFLTSHYNEPIAMYNTSVIDITAVLEGGYETILKAVENKINKFKLTYLTVT
- a CDS encoding leucine-rich repeat domain-containing protein yields the protein MFKSGEIKNLCYSSNELTELSEEIINYSKLEELYIDDNNIKDLPENLANLNNLKILYVEGNPLNAHALKVIDILHPKICDIKTKKG
- a CDS encoding nitrogenase component 1 — translated: MKKYSPEAIFVYQTCVTALIGDNIDSVCKTKSEKFNIPIVPVHAPGFVGSKNLGSRLAGEDVLEYLIGTKDDIKIIVIILLVICGKLPLCWRAKLNVINCSKSLITLCRKMKEKYDIPWISASFYGKSESFGRF
- a CDS encoding nitrogenase component 1, translated to MGDSELVEKAIEVTKNEEAKIDKKLKPYIEKFRGKNAILNTGGEKAWSIASALKDLGIKVIATSVAKSVESDIKKAKEILGEDIILMKSPASEQIKIVEEYGTDILLGGGRSLYTAFKRRNSFLNLAKDLDNVLDNPI